A single genomic interval of Rhizobium brockwellii harbors:
- a CDS encoding sugar O-acetyltransferase → MTRTQKEKMLAGEMYNPADEEIQTDLLATGAWLKRYNDTLGSTAEHWNALLLERLGEVGTGAVIRPPFHCDYGFNIRLGAYVYINFNCVILDVAEVTIGAGTAVGPAVQIYTADHPHDPEQRQAGLQLGRPVRIGKDVWIGGGAIILPGVTIGDNAVIGAGSVVTRDIPAGEKAMGNPARLKR, encoded by the coding sequence ATGACACGCACTCAAAAAGAAAAGATGCTGGCGGGCGAGATGTACAACCCGGCGGACGAGGAGATTCAGACGGACCTGTTGGCCACGGGAGCTTGGCTGAAGAGATATAATGATACTCTGGGAAGTACGGCCGAGCATTGGAACGCACTTCTTCTGGAGCGACTAGGAGAGGTCGGAACTGGAGCCGTCATTCGTCCGCCATTTCATTGCGACTACGGCTTTAACATCAGGCTTGGTGCCTACGTTTACATCAATTTCAACTGCGTGATCCTTGACGTAGCAGAAGTGACGATCGGTGCTGGGACGGCAGTCGGGCCGGCTGTGCAGATTTACACCGCCGACCACCCGCATGATCCCGAGCAGCGGCAGGCTGGTCTGCAGCTAGGTCGGCCTGTCCGGATTGGTAAAGATGTCTGGATTGGTGGTGGAGCAATTATTCTCCCAGGGGTGACGATCGGCGACAACGCCGTCATCGGCGCCGGAAGCGTAGTCACCCGCGATATACCCGCGGGGGAAAAGGCCATGGGAAATCCGGCTCGGTTGAAGCGCTGA
- a CDS encoding beta-ketoacyl-[acyl-carrier-protein] synthase family protein: MDRRVVITGIGGLCGLGTNASSIWKEMREGRSAISPIITTDLYDMEGTVGAEIRAIPGHDIPRKQLVSMDRFSLLAVIAATEAMRQAGLSTNEQNAHRYGAAMGVGGPGWGTIEETYRSILLDGVTRARIFTAPKGMPSAAAGQVSIYLGLRGPVFGVTSACAAGNHAIASAVDQIRLGRADVMLAGGSDAPLTWGVLKSWEALRVLAPDTCRPFSADRKGVVLGEGAGMAVLESYEHATARGATMLAEVAGIGLSGDAYDIVMPSIEGPEAAMRSCLADAELNPDDVDYLNAHGTGTVANDEMETAAIKRVFGDHAFQMSVSSTKSMHAHCLGAASALEMIACIMAIQEGVIPPTANYREPDPQCDLDVTPNVPRERKVRVAMSNAFAMGGTNAVLAFRQV; encoded by the coding sequence ATGGATAGGCGCGTCGTAATCACGGGGATTGGCGGACTATGCGGATTAGGAACAAACGCTTCATCTATTTGGAAAGAAATGCGCGAAGGCCGCTCCGCAATCAGCCCGATCATCACCACAGATCTCTATGATATGGAAGGCACCGTTGGTGCCGAAATCAGGGCGATACCGGGACACGACATCCCTCGCAAACAGCTTGTCTCTATGGACCGCTTCAGCCTGCTTGCAGTGATTGCTGCAACCGAAGCCATGCGACAGGCCGGGCTTTCCACCAATGAACAAAATGCCCACCGCTACGGCGCCGCGATGGGCGTCGGCGGGCCCGGCTGGGGAACGATTGAAGAAACATACCGCAGTATCCTTCTAGACGGAGTGACCCGCGCGCGCATTTTCACAGCACCCAAGGGAATGCCAAGCGCGGCTGCCGGCCAGGTCAGCATTTATCTCGGCCTGCGCGGCCCCGTCTTCGGCGTCACCTCCGCTTGCGCGGCGGGCAATCATGCCATCGCTTCCGCGGTAGATCAGATCAGGCTGGGCCGTGCAGACGTCATGCTTGCCGGGGGAAGCGATGCGCCGCTCACATGGGGCGTCCTGAAATCATGGGAGGCACTGCGCGTGCTTGCCCCTGATACCTGTCGCCCGTTCTCCGCCGACAGAAAAGGTGTTGTCCTTGGCGAGGGTGCCGGAATGGCTGTCCTGGAAAGCTACGAGCACGCCACTGCCCGCGGTGCGACTATGCTTGCCGAGGTTGCCGGAATCGGACTCTCCGGCGATGCCTACGACATTGTCATGCCCTCCATCGAGGGACCGGAGGCCGCAATGCGCAGCTGCCTCGCCGATGCCGAGCTAAACCCGGACGATGTAGACTACCTGAACGCACACGGCACCGGCACCGTTGCGAATGACGAGATGGAGACGGCAGCGATCAAGCGCGTCTTCGGAGACCACGCTTTTCAGATGTCCGTCTCCTCCACCAAGTCCATGCACGCCCATTGCCTGGGTGCCGCCAGTGCACTTGAAATGATTGCCTGTATAATGGCGATCCAAGAAGGTGTCATACCGCCCACCGCCAACTATCGTGAGCCTGACCCGCAGTGCGATCTCGATGTCACGCCCAATGTCCCGCGTGAGCGCAAGGTGCGCGTAGCGATGAGCAATGCGTTCGCTATGGGAGGCACCAACGCCGTCCTGGCATTCAGACAGGTGTGA
- a CDS encoding phosphopantetheine-binding protein, translating to MADQLTVEIIAAIKNLAQSENGGRIPVAIGEITADSELTSLGIDSLALADVLWDLEQAYGIRIEMNTTDAWSNLKNIGDVVEAVRGLIAKEA from the coding sequence ATGGCCGATCAGCTCACAGTAGAAATTATTGCCGCAATCAAAAATCTCGCCCAATCTGAAAACGGTGGGAGGATTCCTGTAGCAATCGGAGAAATCACCGCTGATAGCGAATTGACTTCCCTTGGCATCGATTCCCTGGCTTTGGCCGATGTGCTCTGGGACCTGGAGCAGGCCTACGGCATCAGGATCGAGATGAACACGACCGATGCCTGGTCTAATCTGAAAAATATCGGCGATGTCGTCGAAGCTGTTCGCGGCTTGATCGCGAAGGAGGCGTGA
- a CDS encoding LysR family transcriptional regulator, producing MRFKGLDLNLLVALDALMTERKLTAAARSINLSQPAMSAAIGRLRAYFNDELFVMQQRRLVPTPRAEALAPAVREALLQIQLSVIAWDPLVPAESDRRFRIVLSDFMTLVFFEKVIKRVAREAPGVSFELLHMIDYPDERLHGGDVDFLILPKQFMSAPHPSAKLFGEKLVCVGCPNNQQLHGKLSLERFMSLGHVATMFGRTLKPSVEQWLLLEHGFKRRIEIVVQGFNAIPILLQGTNRISTLPLRLVRHFEPTIPLQIVDHPLPPLSFTEAIQWPLLHNSDPGNIWMRNIILEEASRIEASVEGDFQKARAM from the coding sequence TCGTGGCGCTCGATGCTTTGATGACCGAGCGAAAGCTCACCGCGGCAGCGCGCAGCATCAACCTCAGTCAACCAGCCATGAGCGCAGCCATCGGCAGGTTGCGCGCCTACTTCAATGACGAGCTGTTTGTGATGCAGCAGCGCAGACTTGTCCCGACACCGCGAGCCGAGGCGCTCGCCCCTGCAGTTCGCGAAGCTCTGCTTCAGATTCAGCTCTCTGTCATTGCGTGGGATCCATTGGTCCCGGCGGAATCTGACCGGCGCTTCAGAATCGTACTGTCCGATTTCATGACGCTGGTATTCTTCGAAAAGGTCATAAAGCGCGTAGCGCGAGAGGCGCCCGGCGTCAGTTTTGAATTACTCCACATGATTGATTATCCGGACGAACGTCTCCATGGCGGAGATGTGGATTTTTTGATCCTTCCAAAACAGTTCATGTCAGCCCCTCATCCCAGTGCGAAGCTGTTTGGGGAGAAACTCGTATGTGTCGGCTGCCCTAACAATCAGCAGCTGCACGGGAAGCTTTCCCTTGAGCGATTCATGTCGCTGGGACACGTCGCGACCATGTTTGGGCGTACTTTGAAGCCATCCGTTGAACAATGGCTGTTGCTGGAGCACGGTTTTAAGCGGCGTATCGAAATCGTGGTCCAGGGCTTTAACGCGATCCCGATACTACTTCAGGGGACGAATCGGATATCAACCCTTCCCTTGCGGCTTGTCAGACATTTCGAACCGACGATTCCCCTTCAGATCGTAGATCATCCGCTGCCTCCTCTCTCATTCACGGAGGCTATACAGTGGCCCTTGCTTCACAATTCCGACCCTGGGAACATCTGGATGCGCAACATAATATTGGAGGAGGCTTCGCGCATTGAGGCATCCGTCGAAGGTGACTTTCAAAAGGCCAGAGCGATGTAG